One stretch of Leadbetterella byssophila DSM 17132 DNA includes these proteins:
- a CDS encoding DDE-type integrase/transposase/recombinase, which produces MHDTLANGKTIRTLNVIDDFSREALSITVDTSLPAQRVIRELEKLLEWRGKPEKIRSDNRPEFVAEAMRTWCEKNDIQWEFIQPEKPTQNSLIERFNRTFRQDVLDGYMFDNLPQIRKCAEAWAWMYNNETTLLFRKTDAHLIPIEL; this is translated from the coding sequence ATGCATGACACTTTGGCTAATGGAAAGACGATACGCACACTCAACGTCATTGATGATTTCAGCCGGGAGGCGCTATCTATCACAGTGGACACTAGCCTCCCTGCACAACGGGTGATCCGGGAGCTGGAAAAGCTGCTAGAATGGCGCGGTAAGCCCGAGAAGATCCGATCAGATAACAGGCCAGAGTTTGTCGCCGAAGCCATGCGTACTTGGTGTGAGAAAAACGACATACAATGGGAATTTATCCAGCCTGAAAAGCCAACACAGAACAGTTTAATCGAACGGTTTAACAGAACATTCAGACAAGATGTACTGGACGGCTATATGTTTGACAACCTCCCACAGATTAGAAAATGCGCAGAGGCGTGGGCATGGATGTACAACAATGAAACCACATTACTCTTTAGGAAAACTGACGCCCACTTAATTCCTATTGAATTATGA